One part of the Prunus persica cultivar Lovell chromosome G5, Prunus_persica_NCBIv2, whole genome shotgun sequence genome encodes these proteins:
- the LOC18778022 gene encoding uncharacterized protein LOC18778022 — protein MHQISEFLEMGAHIQCNSYFPGYYLTRNHNLIANSSKRKHNSSPDQFLGYYKEVLKQTMLEQEMILRDQIQDLHRLYGRQTELMDEIRRNELVKYQLKMEASQLTTSLSQSSSVCVQKTFHMPSLPLVNPVCNQIFVSGAESIQSPSCFVRGRNIKACSYSTQTEGRSEDSELLESKCKKFEKNFLDLELPADAYIDNEEEEFLGNGKVSEAPEASSSQALPCFNTPLPFSNRYKLSTVNPALYGDRLQLKKDLRSSTKHGSAFFLDSSFSNGSQLESKHSEAHPPPPISFDNLIRINDNLVSEHHGITKYRQDSANVKSPKDINLNFMPPSCPLDVAVSQSFQATTGSGKLEDYNEQLQWHRPKLVYSSKTDKGHEDSNQAEASDHSSKRICGSAASCEKLNISCDGCSHGSPSNANLNPPEEKKEREKYVVLDLNLACDSVLDAEIVLTEHVVETEFDKKDVGFGLQVDLNSSINGDRFSPISSLSTEIVLEAPASPENKECSPPRGESDQNQFETPFLLLGQEDLENKECFVPTRESDENQIETPFPSSGDSGQKVDLEEELVRTAAESLASISSSGLHTCIVRTTNKLLKTSCDSLHWFAGIASAVVGGPENKAGVVMSEDLLPDGMDYFEVMTLNLTETKVEECCCRSNSHKDEETGTTSSPNQPRKGRKRKGRQRKDFQSEILPSLASLSRYEVTEDLQTLGGLVESSGNRLETGSARYAAKLGLARGRRRSSISTSTVTENTLESLLKQIGSKSQFGKEERRLIGWGEVTRRRRGQRFPVSKPRLILSQV, from the exons AATTTCTGGAGATGGGGGCACATATCCAGTGCAACAGCTATTTCCCAGGATATTACTTGACAAGGAATCATAACTTAATTGCTAATAGCAGTAAAAGGAAGCATAACTCATCTCCTGACCAGTTTTTAGGGTACTACAAGGAGGTATTAAAGCAGACAATGCTCGAGCAAGAAATGATATTGAGGGATCAG ATTCAGGACCTTCATCGCCTTTATGGAAGACAAACAGAACTAATGGATGAAATAAGAAGGAATGAATTGGTTAAATATCAGCTGAAGATGGAGGCTTCACAGTTGACTACTTCTTTGTCTCAAAGCTCATCTGTTTGCGTTCAAAAGACATTTCACATGCCATCCTTGCCTTTGGTAAACCCTGTATGCAATCAAATATTTGTTTCAGGTGCTGAAAGTATCCAATCACCTTCATGTTTTGTTCGAGGGAGGAACATAAAGGCATGCTCTTATTCTACTCAAACTGAAGGTCGTTCAGAAGACTCTGAATTGTTGGAATCCAAATGCAAGAAATTTGAGAAGAACTTCTTGGATCTTGAACTTCCGGCTGATGCATACATTgataatgaagaagaagaatttctGGGAAATGGAAAGGTTTCTGAAGCACCCGAGGCATCAAGTTCTCAAGCACTCCCATGTTTTAACACCCCTTTACCATTCAGTAATAGGTATAAATTATCAACGGTAAATCCTGCTCTTTATGGTGACAGGTTACAGTTAAAAAAGGATTTGAGATCTAGCACAAAACATGGTAGTGCCTTCTTCCTTGATAGTAGCTTTAGCAATGGCTCCCAGTTGGAATCCAAGCATTCAGAGGCTCACCCACCACCACCCATCAGTTTTGATAATCTGATCAGGATTAATGACAATTTAGTGAGTGAACACCATGGCATTACAAAATACAGGCAGGATTCTGCAAATGTCAAGTCCCCAAAGGATATAAACTTGAATTTCATGCCTCCTAGCTGTCCTCTAGATGTGGCAGTTTCCCAGAGTTTCCAAGCAACAACTGGATCGGGGAAGCTTGAAGATTATAATGAGCAGTTGCAATGGCACAGGCCAAAGCTTGTTTATAGTAGCAAAACTGATAAAGGACATGAAGATTCAAACCAGGCGGAGGCAAGTGACCACTCAAGTAAAAGGATTTGTGGTTCTGCTGCTAGTTGTGAGAAGCTTAACATTTCTTGTGATGGCTGTTCGCATGGCTCCCCCTCTAATGCCAATCTGAACCCACctgaagagaaaaaggaaagagaaaaatatgtgGTACTTGATTTAAACTTGGCTTGTGATTCAGTGCTCGACGCAGAAATAGTACTAACAGAACATGTAGTAGAGACTGAATTTGATAAGAAAGATGTAGGTTTTGGATTACAAGTTGACCTGAACTCATCCATAAATGGAGACAGGTTTTCACCAATTTCCTCTCTTTCAACCGAAATTGTTTTGGAGGCACCTGCTAGTCCAGAAAACAAGGAGTGTTCTCCACCAAGAGGAGAATCTGATCAAAATCAATTTGAGACACCTTTTCTGTTGTTAGGACAGGAAGATCTGGAAAACAAGGAGTGTTTTGTGCCAACAAGAGAATCTGATGAAAATCAAATCGAGACACCTTTTCCATCATCAGGAGACTCAGGACAGAAAGTGGATCTGGAAGAGGAACTAGTCAGGACTGCAGCAGAATCTTTGGCGTCCATTTCATCATCTGGACTTCATACTTGTATTGTACGAACCACAAACAAGCTGCTTAAAACTTCATGTGACTCCCTACATTGGTTTGCTGGGATAGCTTCTGCAGTTGTAGGTGGTCCAGAGAACAAGGCTGGAGTAGTTATGAGTGAGGATCTTCTACCTGATGGAATGGACTACTTTGAGGTCATGACATTGAATTTGACTGAGACAAAGGTGGAAGAGTGCTGCTGTAGAAGTAATAGCCACAAGGATGAAGAGACAGGTACCACTTCATCGCCAAATCAGCCAAGGAAGGGCCGGAAAAGGAAGGGAAGGCAGCGGAAGGACTTCCAGAGCGAAATTCTCCCAAGTCTTGCCTCTTTGTCAAGGTATGAGGTGACTGAGGATCTTCAGACACTAGGAGGGCTCGTTGAGTCTTCCGGTAATCGTTTGGAAACAGGTTCGGCTAGATATGCAGCTAAACTTGGATTGGCAAGGGGGAGGAGAAGGTCCAGCATTTCTACTTCCACTGTAACTGAGAATACTTTGGAATCATTGTTGAAGCAAATTGGCAGCAAAAGTCAATTTGGAAAAGAGGAGAGAAGGCTAATAGGTTGGGGAGAGGTAACTAGGCGGCGTAGAGGGCAGAGATTTCCAGTTAGCAAGCCTCGTCTTATTTTAAGCCAAGTATAG